In Megalopta genalis isolate 19385.01 chromosome 17, iyMegGena1_principal, whole genome shotgun sequence, a single genomic region encodes these proteins:
- the cic gene encoding putative transcription factor capicua isoform X1, with translation MLTAHSEMHEKRGDPLGGGQYGVGGGGGGNSIEEKSILEQPPPPLAPPQRDPSDPTISAKKLPKKRKFDPSELEEMDKTSNVTSNINNMVNIRTPNMLLGQPSLVQQSTLARQSPQQQESDCYQVSSGHSVVILPPQSTAVDYSLREEPLRSRPRPATVTIDLSEWRDHRVLALRDSYYYPGVIRNVVQGEIYIEFDGERKLVRYTDVLGAGRYDVIGDASPSVGQVVLDAKVCIRCPPSNNHIDAAKVFVKGTVCKILTKPKRFVVRIPREDDQSASYVVKRADLRLVQPPWWDELEEGLEDCDSSRVEGIDHGYRNSSEAPTAVPIMLHHSSHHTSHISAHSDTYYRTTGTSPLMTSAHSASTALSNGSRPYDDLESEDDLDREDITFPSDADAKLSGSSKRSSMQSRGSTSSLVEQRSITPRSQAATPRSQAATPHRYKKGDVVATPSGVRKKFNGKQWRRLCSKEGCSKESQRRGYCSRHLSLKGSGLRGPTNTFPGGKMDGEETSRDSDTSPNYGDRRIAGRFDQDETEAANMLVSLGSSRSATPAFSSPTGQSSISPCINQSPVPPLGLNQNNVFMPISSPAHHAPPLVSPGAKWKHSPTQSTFITQYQQQVIKPEPNRVVRSNRPAPTAPVPASIGTSVIRISPVSRGIPGPTNLTFSWSEQSPPPRHPSVVTTIAQQQQGIILQHALTTNNGFPNHSEVPEQNAQILKPSHSPHMPLSAPTPQNLTLLHKPLEQPVDYAQPQPQSQPIYVMQHQHEKKYLVIKNSVDVSTAGHITNQDDKYRPGLMNQLSQLPPSLHQTQSQPPQSPAVSSVHIDKLSVLQPSKVPTHASTHMDMQRTQPPPTSVVMTTTTEASNPPTPTSVFQHVIVQPGNIIQIPKSQPSREENSKNNGVLYGSHEVPPAYQSHPPSLLNNAVRNWKKAFSWQTTVLDQSEVSPPPSTLSPPLSAPPIPISMSTPGEDGAGPGPDPITPAEEEDDDVFEAEPTTPAEVEANANKRRSQSLSALHSKEPQSPLKTKDRIRRPMNAFMIFSKRHRALVHQRHPNQDNRTVSKILGEWWYALGPEEKQKYHDLASEVKEAHFKAHPDWKWCSKDRRKSSTTSYKGSDSRGKLNSTGEETDMGPPTDDVPLTPRANDEITVPVSTVYNEAPPIEVINQSHAHRIMEMPVQIENTEPDLKQDEDGNVSDEDQMVICEDPQPEIDLKCKDKLTDSDNDIQDEDGEKKCYTQSRFSPVSGQKRETMTMKQEITCRPKPIKARIPSTGIETTTKYHHTSMDKGGTVSVLSSTYPYHSPVNPTGVSGFQPTGGAFITMPISPKVIKPEPVKSEQQYSTQYSMSNLVASIHENGRNMPKFTAAPVLHSQPLQSLGTILRPLTSAVPYQQSFTVTLLDNDMVAVSKPQQGSQYLGPTPQHPRMFCGFQIPISDAGNRNISSQGLVSGNKMETQSVIVSKPYSVSTTSTTSSYRGIGHPITRLAEPEKNENQVGSNHAQFYVTNIKPDQERKDTVNILLPTTNDKHKQPSTPHTPHTPLNNHGSTEISTNKSYSMDEIQNNDIGPSKGPFMLAPTPAQLGRAPLQRRQSMAMPPTSNAGDHGPLTSQHCDNRPQISTSQTTEQMQQQQNFSESHASPSPSTKKGSFFKKNVEDGMDRVLEQVNFQEKFSSLPEFKPEDIQSPSAISISTASSSVHGSVVTSGLHSSNLQSSMQMQSYRKKSVQGPHRPTMNEDDIESDTSISATPKSTSSVKLTGNTFFGPDFNVDAYRANNDLVGDVDTNSPRTPKTPGGGAGNSVGMGRSENERGHRKVLEQRRLLVMQLFQENGYFPSTQATTAFQAKHSDIFPNKTSLQLKIREVRQKLKANSTPMSANSLVSPLPVSEPSPNVTGPLTAPPTSMGAPHSLPVSSSGS, from the exons ATGCTGACTGCGCATTCTGAGATGCACGAAAAACGGGGGGATCCCCTCGGAGGCGGACAGTATGGAGTGGGCGGGGGTGGTGGCGGCAATTCGATTGAAGAAAAATCTATTCTGGAACAACCACCCCCGCCGCTGGCGCCTCCTCAGCGGGATCCATCCGATCCAACAATCAGCGCTAAGAAACTTCCAAAGAAACGAAAGTTCGATCCATCGGAGCTCGAGGAGATGGACAAAACCAGCAATGTAACAAGCAATATAAATAACATGGTGAACATACGGACACCGAACATGCTACTCGGCCAACCAAGTTTAGTTCAACAATCAACTTTAGCCCGGCAATCTCCGCAACAGCAAGAATCCGATTGTTATCAA GTATCCTCGGGACATTCGGTGGTAATTCTACCGCCTCAAAGTACTGCAGTGGATTATTCTCTTCGAGAAGAACCTTTACGTTCTCGTCCTCGGCCTGCTACTGTTACTATTGATCTCAGTGAGTGGCGCGACCACAGAGTGTTAGCTTTAAGGGATTCATATTATTATCCAGGTGTTATTCGTAACGTTGTTCAAGGAGAGATTTACATAGAATTCGATGGAGAGAGGAAACTAGTGCGTTATACTGACGTTTTGGGTGCGGGGAGGTATGATGTGATAGGTGATGCAAGCCCGTCCGTAGGGCAAGTGGTTTTAGATGCAAAAGTTTGTATCAGATGTCCACCGTCAAACAATCATATTGACGCCGCTAAAGTGTTTGTAAAGGGAACAGTGTGCAAGATTTTAACGAAGCCTAAGCGTTTTGTTGTTAGAATACCAAGAGAAGATGATCAGAGTGCCAGTTATGTTGTGAAACGTGCGGATCTACGATTAGTGCAACCTCCATGGTGGGATGAACtagaggaaggattggaagacTGTGATTCTTCAAGAGTTGAAGGAATTG ATCATGGCTATCGAAATTCTTCGGAAGCTCCAACAGCAGTGCCAATTATGCTTCATCACTCTTCTCACCATACATCTCATATATCAGCCCATAGCGACACATATTACAGAACGACTGGTACTAGTCCTCTCATGACTTCTGCGCATTCTGCTAGCACAGCATTAAGTAACGGAAGTCGACCATACGATGATTTAGAAAGTGAAGATGACTTAGATAGGGAAGATATTACATTCCCTTCAGATGCAG ACGCAAAATTATCAGGAAGCAGTAAGAGGAGTAGCATGCAAAGTCGGGGAAGTACCAGTAGTCTAGTTGAACAACGCAGTATAACTCCTCGTTCTCAAGCAGCCACGCCCAG ATCTCAGGCGGCAACGCCACATAGATATAAAAAAGGTGATGTAGTGGCTACGCCAAGTGGAGTTAGAAAAAAGTTCAATGGTAAACAGTGGCGTCGACTCTGTAGCAAAGAAGGATGTTCCAAAGAAAGCCAACGTAGAGGATACTGTTCTCGTCATCTTAGTTTGAAAGGATCTGGCCTTAGAGGTCCAACTAATACATTTCCTGG TGGTAAGATGGATGGCGAGGAGACATCAAGAGATTCCGACACTTCTCCGAATTATGGAGATCGAAGAATTGCTGGACGATTCGATCAAGATGAAACCGAAGCTGCTAACATGCTTG TGTCCTTAGGTAGTTCTAGATCGGCAACTCCGGCATTTTCATCGCCAACCGGACAGTCCTCGATATCTCCTTGTATCAATCAGTCTCCAGTACCACCGTTGGGACTCAATCAAAACAATGTGTTTATGCCTATTTCGAGTCCTGCTCATCACGCGCCTCCATTAGTTTCACCTGGTGCGAAGTGGAAACATTCACCTACCCAATCCACGTTCATTACTCAGTATCAACAACAGGTGATAAAACCTGAACCCAATCGAGTGGTTAGGTCGAATCGACCAGCTCCAACAGCACCTGTCCCAGCTAGTATAGGGACAAGCGTGATAAGAATCTCTCCTGTAAGTCGTGGTATACCTGGACCTACTAATTTAACCTTCTCATGGTCGGAACAAAGCCCACCACCGCGACATCCTTCGGTTGTGACGACTATagctcaacaacaacaaggcaTAATTCTTCAACATGCTCTCACAACGAACAATGGCTTTCCCAACCATTCGGAAGTTCCAGAACAAAATGCACAGATACTAAAACCATCTCATTCGCCTCATATGCCACTGTCAGCGCCAACACCACAAAACCTAACACTTCTGCATAAACCTTTGGAACAACCCGTCGATTATGCACAACCGCAACCGCAGAGCCAGCCAATTTATGTGATGCAGCATCAACATGAAAAAAAGTatcttgtaataaaaaatagtgtGGATGTATCTACAGCAGGCCATATAACTAATCAAGATGATAAGTATAGACCTGGGCTAATGAATCAGTTAAGTCAGCTTCCACCATCGTTACATCAAACACAGTCTCAACCTCCGCAATCACCTGCTGTCTCGTCTGTTCATATCGATAAATTGTCGGTTTTACAA CCAAGTAAAGTACCGACACACGCATCTACACATATGGATATGCAGAGAACGCAACCACCACCTACAAGCGTAGTAATGACGACTACCAcagaagcttcgaatccacctACTCCTACGAGCGTCTTCCAGCATGTAATAGTTCAACCAGGAAATATAATACAGATCCCAAAAAGTCAACCATCTAGAGAAGAAAACTCAAAAAACAATGGTGTTCTAT ATGGCAGCCACGAAGTTCCTCCTGCATACCAGTCCCATCCCCCATCATTACTGAACAATGCAGTGCGCAACTGGAAAAAAG CTTTTTCCTGGCAGACGACAGTACTGGATCAATCAGAAGTGAGTCCTCCACCATCCACCCTAAGTCCACCTTTGAGTGCACCTCCAATTCCAATAAGTATGAGTACGCCTGGTGAAGATGGAGCTGGTCCTGGACCAGATCCTATTACGCCTGCTGAAGAGGAAGACGATGACGTTTTTGAAGCAGAACCAACAACACCTGCAGAAGTGGAGGCTAATGCCAATAAGAGACGTAGTCAGTCCCTTAGTGCATTGCATTCCAAGGAGCCTCAAAGTCCACTTAAA ACTAAGGATCGAATACGGCGACCAATGAACGCATTTATGATTTTCTCAAAGCGTCACCGTGCACTAGTGCACCAGAGACATCCAAATCAGGATAATCGTACCGTATCCAAAATATTAGGAGAGTGGTGGTACGCATTGGGCCCAGAGGAAAAGCAAAAGTatcatgatttggcatcagaagTGAAAGAAGCGCATTTTAAAGCACATCCAGATTGGAAATGGTGCAGTAAAGATAGGCGAAAATCTTCTACAACGAGTTACAAAGGCAGTGATTCTCGGGGAAAATTGAATAGTACTGGAGAAGAGACAGACATGGGACCACCAACGGACGACGTACCATTAACACCAAGAGCCAATGACGAAATTACTGTTCCTGTTTCTACAGTCTATAATGAAGCTCCCCCGATTGAG GTTATTAATCAGTCACACGCGCATCGGATAATGGAAATGCCTGTGCAAATCGAAAACACTGAGCCAGACTTAAAGCAGGACGAAGACGGAAATGTATCAGATGAAGATCAAATGGTAATCTGCGAGGATCCACAACCTGAAATAGATTTGAAATGCAAAGATAAATTAACAGACAGCGACAATGATATACAAGACGAAGATGGTGAAAAGAAATGTTATACACAATCACGATTTTCGCCTGTGAGTGGTCAAAAGAGGGAGACAATGACGATGAAGCAAGAAATTACATGCAGGCCTAAACCAATAAAAG CACGAATACCTTCAACAGGTATAGAAACTACAACGAAGTATCACCACACTTCTATGGATAAAGGAGGAACAGTATCTGTTTTGTCGAGCACGTATCCTTACCACAGTCCTGTCAATCCAACTGGGGTATCCGGTTTTCAACCTACTGGTGGGGCATTCATAACGATGCCAATATCTCCTAAAGTTATTAAGCCGGAGCCGGTAAAAAGTGAACAGCAATACAGTACTCAATACAGTATGAGCAATCTGGTGGCAAGCATTCATGAAAACGGAAGGAATATGCCTAAATTTACGGCTGCTCCGGTATTACATTCT CAGCCGCTGCAATCCTTAGGCACTATTCTTCGCCCCCTTACTTCAGCTGTCCCTTATCAACAATCGTTCACTGTAACATTGCTCGATAACGATATGGTGGCTGTTTCCAAACCGCAGCAGGGATCGCAGTACCTTGGCCCAACACCGCAACATCCCAGGATGTTCTGTGGCTTTCAAATTCCAATTTCTG ATGCCGGCAATCGTAACATATCttcacaaggtttagtttctggTAATAAGATGGAGACCCAAAGTGTTATTGTGAGTAAACCTTACTCGGTTTCGACAACTTCCACTACGTCGTCTTACCGAGGAATTGGTCATCCAATAACACGCCTTGCAGAAcctgaaaaaaatgaaaaccaAGTAGGAAGCAATCACGCTCAGTTTTATG TAACCAATATTAAACCTGATCAAGAGAGGAAAGATACGGTGAACATTCTTTTGCCGACTACAAATGACAAACACAAAcagccatctactccgcatacTCCTCATACACCGCTTAACAATCATGGTAGTACAGAAATCTCAACCAATAAATCATATTCTATGGATGAAATTCAAAATAATGATATAGGTCCAAGTAAGGGGCCTTTCATGCTTGCTCCAACTCCGGCACAACTTGGTCGAGCACCGTTGCAAAGGAGACAATCAATGG CAATGCCTCccacatcaaatgcaggagaccaTGGGCCTCTGACGTCTCAGCATTGTGACAATCGTCCACAAATAAGCACATCCCAGACCACAGAACAgatgcaacaacaacaaaatttcTCAGAATCTCATGCTTCGCCGTCTCCATCCACCAAAAAAGGGTCCTTTTTCAAGAAAAATGTCGAAGATGGAATGGACAG AGTACTTGAACAAGTTAATTTCCAAGAAAAATTTTCGTCTCTACCGGAATTCAAACCAGAAGATATACAAAGTCCAAGTGCAATCAGTATAAGCACAGCAAGTTCGTCTGTTCATGGTTCAGTGGTAACGTCTGGCTTACATTCGTCAAATCTACAATCGTCCATGCAAATGCAAAGTTACCGGAAAAAATCTGTACAGGGACCTCATAGGCCTACAA TGAATGAGGACGATATCGAGTCAGACACATCCATCTCCGCTACTCCAAAATCAACTTCCAGTGTTAAGTTGACAGGGAACACATTCTTTGGTCCAGATTTCAACGTTGATGCGTACAGAGCTAACAACGATCTTGTAGGAGATGTTGACACCAATTCTCCTAGAACACCAAAGACACCTGGAGGAGGTGCTGGCAATTCGGTCGGAATGGGTAGAAGCGAGAACGAACGTGGTCACAGAAAAGTATTGGAACAACGTCGTCTTCTCGTGATGCAACTATTTCAAGAAAATGGTTATTTCCCTTCAACGCAAGCTACTACAgctttccaagcgaaacattcgGATATATTCCCTAATAAGACAAGCTTGCAATTAAAGATCAGAGAAGTAAGGCAGAAATTGAAAGCTAACTCTACACCAATGAGTGCTAACAGTTTGGTTAGTCCATTACCTGTTTCTGAGCCTTCACCTAATGTGACTG GACCATTGACTGCTCCTCCTACATCGATGGGAGCTCCACATTCACTGCCTGTAAGCAGTAGTGGTAGCTAG